The Engystomops pustulosus chromosome 1, aEngPut4.maternal, whole genome shotgun sequence genome has a window encoding:
- the LOC140127481 gene encoding vomeronasal type-2 receptor 26-like: MATDWHSSMMSCGETIIIIENMAVEINGKTHGISASSTQTQDSKICYPCPKNEWSDEKKVKCVPKQLEFLSYNDIISLIYVALVILFSLVTLLIITTFIYYWDSPIVKANNLNMSLILLVSILLSFLSVFFFLGRPVDITCMLRQVLCGTIFTVGISSVLSKTITVCIAFKATKPGSFWRKWISPKISNYVVIICSSIQVLNCVIWLFLSPPYVELDHSTFEGKILIQCHEGSFLAFYLMLGYMGLLASVSFVLAFMVRTLPDSFNEAKYITFSMLLFCSVWIAMIPAYLSTRGKYMVAVEIFAILSSSSGILGCIFLPKMYLLLVKPQLRVNKKYFRKK; the protein is encoded by the exons ATGGCGACCGATTGGCACTCCTCGATGATGTCATGTGGAGAGACGATCATCATCATAGAAAATATGGCGGTGGAGATCAACGGGAAAACACACGGGATCAGTGCCAGCTCAACCC AAACCCAGG ACAGTAAGATCTGTTACCCGTGCCCCAAAAATGAATGGTCTGATGAGAAGAAAGTGAAGTGCGTTCCCAAGCAACTTGAGTTTTTATCTTACAATGACATTATTTCTTTAATATATGTAGCACTTGTTATACTTTTCTCTCTAGTAACATTGCTCATAATAACAACCTTCATTTACTACTGGGACTCTCCAATTGTAAAAGCTAATAACCTCAATATGAGCTTaattctcctggtctccatcctGCTGAGCTTCCTCTCGGTCTTCTTCTTCCTTGGTCGTCCAGTGGACATAACCTGCATGCTGAGACAGGTTTTATGTGGAACCATTTTTACTGTTGGCATCTCTTCTGTTCTGTCCAAAACTATCACAGTCTGTATTGCCTTCAAAGCCACCAAGCCTGGCAGTTTCTGGAGGAAGTGGATCTCTCCAAAAATATCAAATTACGTTGTCATAATTTGTTCATCTATTCAAGTTCTGAATTGTGTTATTTGGCTTTTTTTGTCACCTCCCTATGTGGAACTTGATCATAGCACGTTTGAGGGAAAAATCCTTATCCAATGTCATGAAGGTTCTTTCTTGGCCTTCTacctcatgttaggatatatggGACTCCTGGCctctgtgagctttgttctggctttcatggtgaggacattaccggacagttttaatgaggccaagtacatcaccttcagcatgctgctgttctgcagtgtctggatcgctatgatcccggcttatctgagcaccagagggaaatacatggtggctgtggagatcTTTGCAATATTATCTTCAAGTTCTGGAATACTTGGTTGCATATTTCTTCCGAAAATGTACTTGCTGTTGGTAAAACCACAATTAAGAGTCAACAAGAAATATTTTAGGAAAAAATAA